A stretch of DNA from Campylobacter concisus:
CTCGTCCATAGCTTTATCGGCAACTTGAATGATACCAATAGCATCATTACCGTTTGCAATAGCTTGACCTAAAGCTGAAGCTTGACTTCTTAAGCTATCTGCGATAGATAGACCTGAAGCATCGTCTGCAGCTGTTTGAATCCTAAGACCTGAGCTAAGTTTGTTAAGTGACTTAGATAGGTCAGTGTTGTTGCTAACTGCGTTAGCGTGTGTGTTAAGTGCGTTTACGTTTGTGTTAATACGAAAACTCATTGTAAATCCTTTTAATTTTTAGTTACGACTTCTTGTCGCACAAAAACTATATCGTGAAATTTTTTAAAAACTTTATAGGCATGAATGAAAAAATTTTTAAAATAATGAAGACGGATTTGATTTTTACACCTTGATACTTTAAAAATTATTTTTGCTACAATTACGCCAAAAAATTAAAGGCTATATATAATGAAAAGCTTAATCATCGTGGAATCTCCTGCAAAAGCAAAGACTATCAAAAATTTCTTAGATAAAAGCTACAACGTCATCGCCTCAAAAGGTCACATCAGAGACCTGCCAAAAACGAGCTTTGGCATCAAGATAGAGGATGATAAATTTACCCCAGAGTATCGCATCAGTAGCGATCACTCCGCCATCGTAAAAGAAATAAAAGAGCTTGCCAAGGATGCAGATGAAATTTACCTCGCGACCGATGAGGATAGAGAGGGTGAGGCGATCGCATTTCACATCGCAAATGCTATCGGCAAAGAGCCAACAAGCCTGCCTCGCATCGTCTTTCATGAGATCACCAAAAGTGCCATACAAAACGCTCTAAAAAGCCCAAGACACGTCGATATGAATAGTGTCAATGCCCAGCAAACAAGGCGTTTGCTCGACCGCATAGTTGGCTACAAGCTAAGTCCGCTTTTAAATTTAAAGATACAAAAAGGCTTAAGTGCTGGCAGGGTACAAAGTGCGGCACTAAAGATAATAGTTGACCGTGAGCGTGAAATTCAAGCATTTAAGCCGGTTGAGTACTACACTATCGACACCGTCTTTAAAAAAGATCTAGACGCCGAGCTAGTTAAATTTGAAAATCAAAAGATTGAAAAGCTCACTATCCAAAACCCAGACCGCGCAAAATACATCATCGAAAATTTACAAAATGAGAAATTTAGCGTCCGAGAGATCGAGAGCAAAGATAGAAAGATCCAGCCAAGCCCGCCATTTATGACCTCAACACTTCAGCAAAGTGCGAGCAACCGCCTTGGTTTTAGCCCTAAAAAGACGATGATGATCGCACAAAGCCTCTATGAAGGCGTACAAACAAACGAAGGCTTCATGGGTGCGATCACCTACATGAGAACGGATAGCTTAAATTTAGCCAAAGAGGCTGTCGCGGCCGCTAGGGAGCATATCCTCCAAAACTACGGCAAAGAGTATCTGCCGGCCAAAGCGATAAGCTACACGACAAGCTCAAAAGGCGCGCAAGAAGCCCACGAAGCGATCCGCCCTACAAATTTAAACTTCACGCCACAAATAGCGGCTAAATTTTTAGAAAAAGACGCGCTCAAACTCTACACGCTCATCTATAATAGATTTTTAGCCTGCCAAATGAGTGCATGCGTGAGCCAAACGCAAAATGTCTATGTCGTAAGCGAAAAAGGCGAATTTAAGATAAGCGGCAGAAAGGTAATATTTGACGGCTTTTACAAGGTTTATGGTGAGCTTGATAAGGATAAAATTTTGCCAAATTTAAAAAAGGGCGACGAGATGAGCTTGCAAAGCATAAAAAGCACGCAAAATTTCACCGAGCCGCCGTCTCGCTACTCTGAAGCCGGTCTTGTTAAAAAGCTAGAAAGCCTTGGCATCGGCCGCCCAAGCACCTACGCACCGACCATCTCTCTGCTAACATCAAGAGACTACGTAAGGATCGAGAAAAAGCAGCTCATACCAAACGAGATCGCATTTAGCATGATAGGCGTTTTAGAGGAGCACTTTAGCAACATCGTCGATAGCGATTTTACATCACATCTTGAAGAAAAGCTCGATGAAATCGCACTTGACAAGGCCGACTGGCAAAAGGTGTTAAGCGACTTTTACTATCCATTTATGGAAAAAATAAGCGCTGGCAAAACTAGCATAAAAAGCCTAAAAACAGCCACTCCGATCGGCGAGAAGTGCCCAGAGTGTGGAAGCGAGCTAGTGCTTAGAAAGGGCAGATACGGCGAATTTATCGCTTGCTCAAATTTCCCAAAATGCAAATACTCAAGAAATGTCGCAAAAGATAATGAAAAGAGCGCAGAAACTGGCACTACTGAGGTAGCTAAGCCAAAACGCGAGCTTAAAAAGCTTGACGTGCCATGTCCAAAATGTGGCGGCGAGATCGTCGAGAGATTTAGTAGGCGCGGTAAATTTTATGGATGTGCCAACTATCCAAAATGCGACTTCGTCTCAAACTACGAGCCAGTTGAGCAAAAATGCGACGAATGTGGCGGCGATATGATCAAAAAAGAGCTTAAAAAAGGCACATTTATAGAGTGTACAAAGTGCAAGAAAAAGACATTAGTCGCTGAAAATTAAAAATTTATAGTCGAATTTGAGCCATTTTGGTTTGGATTTGACTTTATTCGCAAAATACATTTTTACTTATTTGCTTATATGCTCAAAATTTAAACCTATCAAAGTTATAATACGCCAAAAAAGGATGAAATATGAAAACAATTATGCTCTGTGCGATATGTTCGGTGACTCAAGGAAATTGCGGTGAGGACTGCGCTTATTGCACGCAAAGTGCCAAAGCTGGCGCTAATATCACGAAATTTAAAGAAAAAAGCGTGCAGCAGGTGGTGGACGAGGCTAAAATGGCTTATAAAAACCACGCTCTTGGCTTTTGCTTAGTTACAAGCGGTGCTAGACTAAATGATAAAAAGACTGACTATATCGCATCTTTAGCAAGAGCTGTGAGCAAAGAAGTGCCAAATTTGATGCTTATCGCGTGCAACGGCATGGCGACTTATGAGCAACTTTGCGAGCTCAAAAAAGCTGGCGTTTTTAGCTACAACCACAACCTTGAAACAAGCCGAGAATTTTTTCCAAAAATTTGTAAAACACACACTTGGGACGAGAGATATCAGACAAATTTAGATGCAAAAAGAGCTAGGCTTATGCTTTGCACTGGTGGAATTTACGGCGTTGGCGAGAGTGAGGTCGATAGAGTAAGCTTTAGAGCTGGTCTAAAAGAGCTTGAGCCATTTTCATCGCCGATAAATTTTTTCATAAAAAATGAATCTCTAAGTCTTGATCTGCCCCCTCTTAGTGTGGATGAAGCCCTAAAGATCGTACGTGATACCAAAAGCGCTCTTCCAGAAACTAGAGTCATGATAGCTGGTGGCAGAGAGAAAATTTTAGGCGATAGACAATACGAGATCTTTGAAAATGGCGCAGATGCGATCGTCATTGGCGACTACCTCACCGCAAAAGGCGAGAAAGCTAGCAAGGATATTGAGGAGCTTACAAAGCGAGGTTTTAGCTTCGCAAGTATCTGTCACTAATGCTTGTAAATTTACTTTTCGCAGGGCTTGGAGGCTTTATCGGGGCTGGATGCAGGTTCTTAGCTGGCGAACTGCTAAAATTTAGCCACTTTCCGCTAGCTACGCTTGGCGTAAATGTGCTTGGTAGCTTTATTATCGGCGTT
This window harbors:
- the topA gene encoding type I DNA topoisomerase; its protein translation is MMKSLIIVESPAKAKTIKNFLDKSYNVIASKGHIRDLPKTSFGIKIEDDKFTPEYRISSDHSAIVKEIKELAKDADEIYLATDEDREGEAIAFHIANAIGKEPTSLPRIVFHEITKSAIQNALKSPRHVDMNSVNAQQTRRLLDRIVGYKLSPLLNLKIQKGLSAGRVQSAALKIIVDREREIQAFKPVEYYTIDTVFKKDLDAELVKFENQKIEKLTIQNPDRAKYIIENLQNEKFSVREIESKDRKIQPSPPFMTSTLQQSASNRLGFSPKKTMMIAQSLYEGVQTNEGFMGAITYMRTDSLNLAKEAVAAAREHILQNYGKEYLPAKAISYTTSSKGAQEAHEAIRPTNLNFTPQIAAKFLEKDALKLYTLIYNRFLACQMSACVSQTQNVYVVSEKGEFKISGRKVIFDGFYKVYGELDKDKILPNLKKGDEMSLQSIKSTQNFTEPPSRYSEAGLVKKLESLGIGRPSTYAPTISLLTSRDYVRIEKKQLIPNEIAFSMIGVLEEHFSNIVDSDFTSHLEEKLDEIALDKADWQKVLSDFYYPFMEKISAGKTSIKSLKTATPIGEKCPECGSELVLRKGRYGEFIACSNFPKCKYSRNVAKDNEKSAETGTTEVAKPKRELKKLDVPCPKCGGEIVERFSRRGKFYGCANYPKCDFVSNYEPVEQKCDECGGDMIKKELKKGTFIECTKCKKKTLVAEN
- a CDS encoding biotin synthase — encoded protein: MKTIMLCAICSVTQGNCGEDCAYCTQSAKAGANITKFKEKSVQQVVDEAKMAYKNHALGFCLVTSGARLNDKKTDYIASLARAVSKEVPNLMLIACNGMATYEQLCELKKAGVFSYNHNLETSREFFPKICKTHTWDERYQTNLDAKRARLMLCTGGIYGVGESEVDRVSFRAGLKELEPFSSPINFFIKNESLSLDLPPLSVDEALKIVRDTKSALPETRVMIAGGREKILGDRQYEIFENGADAIVIGDYLTAKGEKASKDIEELTKRGFSFASICH